ATTAATTTATGCTCACTGATTACATAGCCTCCACCTTTATATTCTATAGACAACACATACAAAATACATGATTATAAAAAGTGACCAATTAGAATACAGCTGGTATTTATCTTCCTAATCCCTTCTTACATTTTGGAAATAGTGAGTAGTTTTCTAACCTCCACCAGTTCAACCATGAAGAGCAATTGAGATAGATCAGTTATAGCCTATGGCTTCTCTGACCAGAGTGGAGCAATCCATGAGATAAATAGTTATCATCATGATTGTCCCCagaaaacatgcaaatcataACAGGTGGGGATGCATCCTCACTCTTGGAACTGCTACTGAGACAAAGGATGCTAGCTGCCAAGAAATTATGTGGTGTAGCagaaatgggtaaagaaaattgAAGCACAGAGAAGTGGTTTTTAGATATAAACACACAGTATGGATAGTTATCCAGTTTTCAGTTATTTTGAGTTGGAATTCTAGTAAGAAAAATAGCCAATAAAACTACTAAGTATATATACTTAGTAGTTTTATTAagaagtatatattaaaaaatcatagaaaGCATTTGCTATTTTTCCTTATTCTAAATCAAATGGAAATCTGATCTTTGTGCCACTGATACATCTGACATTAATATGGTATATAGaatatgaaacagaaaaacagagttCTCAAAAACCACCTTCCTTCAAAcaggtaaaaatttttaaaaaacggtGCTCTTTTGAAAACTTACAAACTACCTTAATTTTAAAGTCTTTCACATCAGTAATTCCTCTTTTGATCAAGCAGAAGCACTGTATAACTcagagaaacagaagcaaaagATATTCTTGCATTACATTACTTCTAGTAATGGCTAAAATAATAACACCATAGAATACCCCcaacactcacacacatgcacacacacatagatcAGCAGGAAAGTTCActagttttctctttttgaaaatttaacaGGATAATGGAGAATGGAAATCATTCCACAGTGACAGAGTTCATCCTGGCTGGATTAACAGACAACCCAGAGCTCCAGctgcccctcttcctcctcttcctgggaATCTATGTGCTCACAGTCATGGGGAACCTGGGCATGATCACTCTAATTGCACTCAGCTCTCACCTGCACACACCCATGTATTATTTTCTCAGTAATCTGTCCTTCATTGATATGAGTCATTCCACTGTCATAACTCCCAAAATGCTGGCAAactttgtgatgaaaaagaacaCCATCTCCTACCCTGAATGCATGACTCAGCTCTACTTCTTCTCTGTTTTTGCCATTTCAGAGTGTCACATGTTGGCTGCAATGGCATATGACCGTTATGTTGCCATCTGTAGTCCCTTGCTCTACAGTGTCATCATGTCTCATCACCTCTGCTTCTGGCTCACAGCCGGAGTTTACATTTTGGGTATCATTGGGTC
This portion of the Ictidomys tridecemlineatus isolate mIctTri1 chromosome 4, mIctTri1.hap1, whole genome shotgun sequence genome encodes:
- the LOC101974620 gene encoding olfactory receptor 8G3-like, which codes for MENGNHSTVTEFILAGLTDNPELQLPLFLLFLGIYVLTVMGNLGMITLIALSSHLHTPMYYFLSNLSFIDMSHSTVITPKMLANFVMKKNTISYPECMTQLYFFSVFAISECHMLAAMAYDRYVAICSPLLYSVIMSHHLCFWLTAGVYILGIIGSTIHTVFMLRLLLCKTNVINHYFCDLLPLLELSCSSIYINELLVLFLSAFNILTPTLTILGSYIFIIASILRIRSTEGRAKAFSTCSSHISAVALFFGSAAFMYLQPSSVSSMDQGKVSSVFYTTVVPMLNPLIYSLRNKDVKSALKKMLGR